The Diadema setosum chromosome 12, eeDiaSeto1, whole genome shotgun sequence genome has a segment encoding these proteins:
- the LOC140235580 gene encoding large ribosomal subunit protein uL15-like, whose protein sequence is MAPRKQKKTRKLRGHVSHGHGRIGKHRKHPGGRGLAGGQHHHRINFDKYHPGYFGKVGMRHFHLTKQRYYKPAINCDKLWSLVSEQTRLQYADKKDKAPVIDAVRAGYYKVLGKGVLPKQPVIVKAKFFSRLAEEKIKKAGGCCVLVA, encoded by the exons ATG GCTCCCCGCAAGCAAAAGAAGACCCGTAAGCTGCGTGGTCATGTGAGCCACGGGCACGGCCGCATTGGCAAACACCGCAAGCATCCCGGAGGACGAGGTCTGGCTGGTGGACAGCACCACCACCGAATCAACTTTGACAAATA CCATCCCGGTTACTTCGGCAAAGTTGGCATGAGGCATTTCCATCTGACCAAGCAGAGGTACTACAAGCCTGCCATCAACTGTGACAAGCTATGGAGCCTGGTCAGTGAGCAGACACGACTGCAGTATGCTGACAAGAAAGACAAGGCCCCTGTCATCGACGCTGTCCGAGCG GGCTACTACAAGGTTCTCGGCAAGGGTGTCCTTCCCAAGCAGCCAGTCATCGTCAAGGCCAAGTTCTTCAGCCGACTGGCCGAGGAGAAGATCAAGAAGGCGGGAGGATGCTGCGTGCTGGTGGCTTGA